AACTTTAATGCTACGTCCTTCAGTAACAGCAACAGCAGGAGCCATCCATTTAGCTATATCAGCAGCAACAGAATCATCTGTCCAGTGACCAACTACTATTTTACGAGCTATATCAAGTCTAGCTCCGATATATCCAAATTCTCTATCTCCATGAGCTGCTTGGTTTAAATTCATGAAGTCCATATCAATTGTTCCCCAAGGAATTTCTTTATTAAATTGAGTATGAAGGTGAAGTAATGGTTTTCTAAGTTCTGTTAAACCATGAATCCACATCTTAGCTGGTGAGAATGTATGCATCCAAGTGATTATACCAGCGCAATTTTCAGAAATATTAGCATCATTACATACTTTTCTAATTGAATCAGAATTAGTAGCAACTGTTTTAAATATAATTTTATACGGTAGAGCTTTAGAATTTAACCCTTCAACAATTTTTTTAGTGTTATCGGACACTTGATCTATTACTTCAGGACCGTAAAGAGGTTGACTTCCTGTAACAAACCAAAATTCATAATTTTTTAACTTTATCATTTAAAATTCCTCCTACATAATAAAATATTTATTAGATTTTAATATACATTTTCATAAATACAAACAAACTTAGATGTATGTACAAGTATATTATAATATAATAGTATTGTACATACAAGAGGAAAGCGAAAAAATTATTGATAATTTTTTTATAAAATAAAAGAAAAATAGAGAAAATATTAAGATGGATTTATATTTATGATTTGAGTAAACACTGTGTTGTACAATGTATTAGTAAAAACATGCGATATGGTGAGATGTTTCAATTTAATTAAATAAATAATTCGTAAAAACTATTGATATAATAATAAAATGGATATATAATCAAATCATCAAGTGCGTACAACTTCTGAAATTTAATATTTTAAGAAAAGTAGTGCATACTCTATTTGAATGGAAGTAGTTGATAAATAATGAAAGAATCTGAAACAAAACACGAAATTATTGAAAAATATTATATAAATCTTGTAGAAGAGAATAAGGTTTCATCAGGAGAACAATTAGCTTCTGAGCATGAAATAGCCACTCTATTTAATGTAAGCAGGCATACAGTAAGACAGGCACTTAGTTATTTAGTACAAGAGGGGTGGATATATAAAGAAAGAGGAAAAGGAAGTTTTTACTCTAATAAAAAAACAAATGAAATTAAGAAGAATGTTGCGGTACTTACAACGTATATATCAGATTATATTTTTCCTAAAATTATAGCAGGTATAGAAGAGGAACTTAGAAAAAAGGGATATAATTTATTGCTATTTAATAGTAATAATGATATTGAAAATGAAAGAATTTGTTTTGAAAATATTATAAATCAAGATATAGCGGGGCTAATAGTAGAACCAGCACAAAGTACTATAAATAATTTACACCATGAAAGCATAAAAAAATTAGAAAAGAATAACATAAAATATATTGCAATAAATGCTAATTGTGATGAAGAAAACTCTGCTTTCATTATAGTGGATGATGAACAAGGTGGATATAAACTAACAAATTATTTGTTAGAACTTGGTCATAAGAATATTGCTGCAATATTTAAAGCAGATGATTTACAAGGTGAAAAACGTAGAAAAGGTTATATAAAAGCTCTTAAAGAATACGATTTGAGTTTTGATAAAAATATAGTAGGAGAATATATAACTGATAATGAAGAAATGTACATAAATCAATTTACAAAAAAGATATTAAGTCTTGAAAATAAACCAACAGCAATTGTCTGCTATAATGATAAAGTTGCTTTAAGAGTAATAGACAATTGTAGAAAAGAAGGTATAAAAATACCTAGAGATTTATCAATTGTAAGTTTTGATGATTCTAGCTTAGCAGTTTCATCAGATGTTAAGCTTACAACAATAAAACATCCAAAGGAAGAAATGGGGATAAAAGCAGCAAAATGTATTATTGATATGATTGAAGGAAGAATAGATAAACCTCAATATACATATAATGCTGAGCTTATTGTTAGAGATTCATGTTCTAGAGTTTAATATTTTATCTTTGTTTCACAGTAATTTAAATTTTAAAATGCTTGAAGCAAAGATGAATTTTAATATATTATTATGCATATTGTTGTACGTACAAACATACAACAAGAGGGTATGTGTAAATTTTAAAGATATACACAGCTAAAAAAGTGCGAAGCACAATAGAGAACTTTTTAAAGCATATATAAGACCATTTAATAGAAACCACGTAGTGGTTTTATCATTAGTTGTTAACTATACATTGCCCACAGGGGATACCAATAAAGGGCATTAACTCTTAATTGAATTAAGGAGGATATTATGTTAGAAAAATTAAAGAAAAAAGTTTATGAAGCAAATATGGAACTACAAAGAAAAGGACTTGTAATTTATACATGGGGAAATGTAAGCGAAATTGATAGAGAAACAGGCCTAGTAGTAATAAAACCAAGTGGTGTTGATTATGACACTATGAAAGCAGAAGACATGGTAGTTATAGACTTAGATGGAAATATAATTGAAGGAAAATATAAACCTTCAACTGATACCGCAACTCATTTAGTTATGTATAACACTTATCCAAGTATTGGAGGAGTTGTTCATACTCATTCAGAATGGGCAACAACTTTTGCTCAAGCAGGAATGTCTATACCAGCTTTTGGAACAACTCATGCAGATTATTTCTATGGAGATATTCCATGCACTCGTGACTTAACTGATCAAGAAATTAGTGGAGAATATGAAAAAGAAACAGGAAATGTAATAGTAGAAACAATTGGAGATAAAAATCCATTAGAAATTCCTGCTATTGTAGTTAAAAATCACGGACCATTTGCTTGGGGAAAAGATGCTAATTCAGCAGTTTATAATGCAGTAGTATTAGATAAGGTGGCTGAAATGGCATATAAAACAATCACTTTAAATAATAATGTAAAAGGTGTTAAACAACATCTTTTAGATAAACACTATCTTAGAAAACATGGTGCAAATGCATATTATGGACAATAAAATCAATGTACAATTGACAATTGAGGGAAAAAAGCTTATAGCTTTTCGAAAAATATATAAATTTAGAAATTCCATTAGGGAAAAGTGATAATCCAAATCTTGTATTTGGTTATCAGACCTTTCTCTTTGAGGTTCATCCTAAATTATTAACTGTTAATTGTCAATTGTTAACTAAATTAATGAGGAGATGTTGAGAAAATGAGATTTTTTTTAGACACAGCAAACATAGAACATATAAAAGAAGCAAATGAAATGGGAGTAATATGTGGTGTAACTACAAATCCATCATTAGTTGCAAAAGAAGGTAGAGACTTTAATGAAGTAATAAAAGAAATAACAGAAATAGTAGATGGACCAATAAGTGGAGAAGTTATAAGTGAAGATGCTCAAGGAATGATTAAAGAAGGAAGAGAAATTGCAGCAATTCATAAGAATATGATTGTAAAAATTCCAATGACAGCAGAAGGACTTAAGGCAACTAAGGTTCTATCTAAAGAAGGAATTAAAACAAATGTAACTTTAATTTTTTCAGTAACACAAGCATTACTTGCTGCTAATGCAGGAGCAACATATGTAAGTCCATTCTTAGGAAGAATAGATGATATTTCAATGGATGGAATGGAACTTGTTAGAAATATTGCAGATATATTTGCAATTCATGGAATAGAAACAGAAATAATCGCAGCTAGTGTAAGAAATCCAATTCATGTTATTCAAGCAGCACAAGCTGGAGCAGATATTTCAACAATACCATATAGCTTAGTTCTACAAATGATAAAACATCCGTTAACAGATCAAGGATTAGAAAAGTTTAAGGCAGATTGGGCGGCAGCGTTTGGGTCAGTTAACAATTAACAGTTAAGTAGGAAAAGCTTGCAGCTTTTCTGAAGATTAATATATTTAGAATGTAATTTATAAAATTAGTAATGTAAAGTGAGGAAAAAAATGAGTAGAGAGTTAGATAAGTTATCTATTAATGCAATAAGGGTGCTTTCAGCAGATGCAATTGAAAAATCACAATCTGGACATCCGGGACTTCCGCTTGGCGCAGCTAGTATGGCATTTACACTATGGACAAAGATGAATCATAGTGGAAAAAACCCTTATTGGGAAAATAGAGATAGATTTGTATTGTCAGCAGGACATGGTTCAATGCTTGAATATTCATTATTACATTTATTTGGATATGGTGTAACAGTTGAAGATATAAAAAATTTCAGACAAGTAGGTAGTTTAACACCAGGACATCCAGAGTATGGTCATACTCAAGGTGTTGAAATTACAACAGGACCACTTGGACAAGGTATATGTAATGCCGTAGGAATGGCAATGGCAGAAGCACATCTTGCAGAAAAGTTTAATAAAGAGAACTATAGTGTAGTTGAACACTATACATATGCAATCTGTGGAGATGGTTGTCTTATGGAAGGAATCTCAGGAGAAGCATCATCACTAGCTGGAACTTTAGGTCTTGGAAAATTAGTTGTATTATATGATTCAAATAATATTTCAATTGAAGGAAGTACTGATATAGCATTTAGAGAAGATGTAGCTAAGAGATATGAAGCTTATGGCTGGCAAGTATTAAACATTGCTGATGGAAATGATATAGATGCAATAGAAGCTGCTATTGAAGAAGCTAAAGCAGAAACTTTAAAACCTTCAATTATAATAGTTAAAAACCAAATTGGTTTCGGATGCCCCGCAAAACAAGGAAAAGCATCAGCACATGGGGAACCATTGGGAACTGAAAATGTAAAAGCTATGAAAGAAAACTTAGGTTGGAAGACAGAACCAGCATTTTATGTGCCAGATGAAGTATATACAAATATGAATGAACATATAGAAGAAGGCGTTTCAAAAGAAGAAGCTTGGAACAAATTATTTAAAGAATATAAAAAAGAATATCCAGAATTAGCAAAAGAATACGATCAATGGTTTAGCGATGAAGTTGATAAGGAAGCATTATTAAATAATGAAGAATTCTGGAGCTTTGATAAAGAAATGGCTACAAGAGAATCTTCGGGAATAATGATAAATAGATTAGCTAAATTAATTCCTAATTTAATAGGAGGATCAGCAGATTTAGCTCCTTCAAATAAAACTTATATGGCTGGCAAGGGAGACTTCTCAGATACTGACAGAAGCGGACAAAATCTTCATTTTGGAGTAAGAGAACATGCAATGGCAGCTATAGTTAATGGTATGTATGTACATGGTGGACTTAAAGTATTCTGTTCAACATTCTTCGTATTCAGTGACTACATGAAGGGTGCTATGAGACTATCAAGTCTTATGAATCTTCCAATAGCTTACGTTTTAACACATGATAGTATTGGAGTGGGAGAAGATGGTCCAACACATCAACCAATAGAACAATTATCAGCACTTAGAAGTATGCCAAACATGACGGTATTTAGACCAGCTGACTCAAAAGAAACAGCAGCAGCTTGGTATTATGCTGTAACTAATGGAACTACACCAACATCATTGGTATTAACAAGACAAAAATTACCACTATATGATGGATGTCCTAAGAGAGCATTAAAGGGTGGATATATACTTAAAGATTCTAAAAAGGAAACTCCAGATGTACTTCTTATGGCATCAGGTTCAGAAGTTGAATTAATATTTAAAGCAGCTGACGAATTAGCTACTAAAGGAATAGATGCAAGAGTTATAAGTATGCCATCATTCGAGTTATTCGAAGCACAAGATGAAGCTTATAAAGAATCGGTTATGCCAAATAAAGTGAGAGCAAGAGTTGCTGTTGAAGCATTAACATCATTTGGATGGCATAAATATGTAGGTCTAGATGGAGATGTTATTTCACTAGATACTTTCGGAGCATCAGGAAATGCAAATACATTATTTAAACAATTTGGATTTACTGTAGAAAATGTTGTTGATAAGGCCATGAAGGTAGTTAACAAATAATTATAACAATATATACCTAATAAATATAATAAGTAGTTAAATATAAAAAATATATGTATAGATGTGTGTAAAATAGTAATTATGTAGTTTTAACAAAAATAAAAGAAAGTGTACTTTATAGAGTACATTTTCTTAAATGGTTTAAATGAAATCAATAGATATATAATGGAGGTTTTTTTATGAGTATAGAAATTAATGATATAAAAAATGCCATCATCAATGGTAAAACAGTACTTGGCATTGAACTTGGTTCAACTCGAATTAAAGCAGTTCTGATTGATGAAGATAATGCACCTATCGCTTCTGGTAGCCATGATTGGGAGAATAAATATATTAACAATATATGGACTTACAGCTTAGATGACATTTGGACTGGTGTACAAGACAGTTATAAGAATATGGCTGAGGATGTTAAACAAAAATATGGAGTAACTCTTCAAAATATAGGAGCAATCGGATTTAGTGCCATGATGCATGGCTATATGGCCTTCAACAAAGAGGGAGAACTTTTAGTACCATTCCGTACATGGCGAAACACTATTACTGAAAAGGCTTCAGAAGAATTGACAAAACTGTTTAATTACCATATTCCTCAAAGATGGAGCATTGCTCATCTTTATCAGGCTATATTAAATCAGGAAGAACATGTAGCTGATATTAATTTCCAAACAACCTTAGAAGGATACCTACATTGGAAATTAACAGGACAAAAGGTTATAGGAATTGGTGAAGCATCGGGAATGTTCCCTATTGATATAAATACGAAGAACTATAATTCACATATGATTCAGCAGTTTGATGAATTGATTGCTTCTAAAAATTTTTCATGGAAACTTGAAAATATTTTTCCAAAGGTTTTATTAGCCGGTGAAAAGGCTGGTGTTCTTACTGAAGAAGGAGTAAAGCTTTTAGATGTCACAGGACAGTTAAAACCAGGTATTCCACTTTGCCCTCCAGAAGGCGATGCAGGAACAGGCATGGTCGCAACTAACAGCGTAGCAAAGCGTACTGGTAATGTTTCTGCTGGAACATCTGTTTTTGCAATGATTGTACTTGAAAATGAATTGTCAAAAGCATATGAAGAAATCGATTTAGTTACAACACCTACTGGTAACTTAGTAGCTATGGTTCACTGCAATAACTGTACTTCAGACCTAAATGCATGGGTTGGATTATTTAAAGAATTTGCAGAAGCAATGGGTGTAGAAGTTGACATGAATAAGTTATTTGCAACTTTATATAACAAGGCACTTGAAGGAGATGCAGATTGTGGAGGCTTATTAGCTTATAATTATTTCTCAGGTGAACATATAACTAATTTTGAAGAAGGACGTCCATTGTTTGTGCGTTCACCAGAAAGCAAATTCAACCTAGCTAATTTTATGCGTGTTAATTTATTCACATCATTAGGTGCACTAAAAACTGGTTTAGATATTCTTCTTAAAAAAGAAGGAGTTCAACTAGATGAAATCTTAGGTCACGGTGGCTTATTTAAGACTAAAGATGTAGGACAAAAAATTATGGCTGCTGCTATTGATGCTCCAGTTTCTGTTATGGAAACTGCTGGAGAAGGCGGATCATGGGGTATTGCATTACTTGCGTCTTATATGCTAAACAAAGGGTCAAATGAAACATTACAAGACTATCTTACAAATAAAGTATTTATAGGAAAAATGGGTACAAAGATAGATCCTGATAGTAAGGATGTTGAAGGTTTTAACGAATTTATGAAACGTTACACTAAAGGACTTGCTATTGAAAGAGCAGCAGTAGATAATCTCAAATAAATATTTAATATAATACACTTATGAAGGAGTTGTCGCAAAATGATTTAAGTTTTAATCATAAGCGAAGCTCCTTTTGTGATTGTCAACTAATGGTGATTTAAAAAGAGTAGTTAGTTTATTATGAAATTTCATAAATACAAATGAATTTTAGATGTATGTACATGATAGGGATAATACAATGATATTGTACATACGATATTAAAATAAAAAAAATATTAATAGATTATAGTTATTTATTAAATAAAAAAATGAAAAACTATTGATATAATAATGAAAACGATATATAATAAAAACATCAAGTACGTACAACTTATTAACAAGTACCATTTTATAAAGTTATAATTATTAAGAATTTATGGAATGCTTTAATTAGATGTAAGTAACTGAGAATGATAAAACAAGTATTTAATTTGGACAAGCAGACTGAATATGTAAAGAAAGGTGAAACGGAAGTCTTTAATCCAGTGAGAAAGCAAGAAAATATTGCTGTACTTACAAGATACATATATAAAGAGTATATATTACAATTTTTCATATTTAAATTATGAGAAGAGTATCAATTCAATATAAAATAATAATATCTATTAAGATTGGAGAGAAGTTTAATGAATGAAAAGTACATTACTTTATGTAACAAATTATTATACTATTTAATAGCGCCTTGCTTATTACTATATTTCATTATGATAGATATAGGTTTTCTTACTACTTCCTTCGGGATGTTATTGATATTTGGAATATGCATAGTTTTGGGTGTAGCTATCCCGACGATATATAAGAAAAAGAATACAGAGTATAAGTTTAATGTTAGTAGTAAATATGCCAATATTATGGCTGTATTAGTTATTTTGGAACTTTCATATAATTTCTATAAATAGGAATAAATTTGTAATCAGTAAAGAAAAAATCTGGTTCGAAATAAGAGATACATAATGCAAAGTTGTAACTGTATTTATTAAGTTAGTATATTACCTTTTAGTATATTTTAATTTATCATAAGTGATAACGATTAAATAGATTAGAAGAAAATATAAATTAAAAAAATATATATGGAGATTGAAGGGAGAAATAATTATGAAAAAGAAATTAATGGCAATGTTAGTATCAATGACACTTCTAGGATCATTAGTAGGATGTGGGGTTTCAACTACTGCTCCAGGGGGTGCAACAGACGAGAAGAGTAGTTCTAGTTCAGACTCAAAAGAAACAAAGGCTGATGGAAAAACTATTGGTATTCTTATGCCAACTAAATCTTCTGAACGTTGGATAAAAGATGGAGATGATATGGTAAAAGCATTAAAAGACCTTGGATATTCTACAGATTTGCAATATGCAGAAGATGTTGTAGAAACTCAAGTATCACAAGCTGAAAACTTAATCACAAAAGGTGTAAGTGCTTTAGTAATTGCTAATATTGATGGTGAATCTTTAACTGATGTTTGTCAAAAAGCGAAGGATGCAGGAATTCCTGTTATTGCTTATGACCGTTTGATTAAAAATACTGAAAATGTAGACTATTATATTTCTTTTGATAATACTCTTGTAGGGGTTCAAGTTGGTCAATACATTGAAAAATCATTAGATCTAAAAAATGCAAGTAAGTCATTCAATATAGAATTATTTGCAGGTTCTCCGGATGATAACAATGCACACATGTTATACGATGGTGCAATGAGTGTACTTAAACCTTATATAGATTCTAAAAAATTAAATGTAGTTTCAGGACAAACTTCATTTGATGAAGTTTGTACATTAAGATGGGATGGTGCTTTAGCACAAGCAAGAATGGAAAATTTATTAACAGCTAATTACTCAGCTGGTAAAAAAGTTGATGCAGTATTTTCATCTTTTGATGGATTAAGCCGTGGTATTGTAGAAGCATTAAGAAGTGTTGGTTATGGATCTGCTGATCTTCCATGGCCAGTAATTACAGGACAAGATGCAGAAACTGCAACAGTTAAATCTATTATTGCTGGTGAACAAACACAAACAATATTTAAAGATACAAGAATGCTATCAGCTCAAGCTGTTAAGACAGTTGATGCAGTTTTAAAAGGACAAAAAGCAGAAGTTAATGATGAGAAAACTTATAACAATGGCGTAAAAGTTGTACCATCTTATCTATGTACTCCAGTTTCAGTAGACAAAACTAATTATAAGGCAGTTTTAGTTGATTCAGGATATATAAAAGAAGCAGATCTTTCTAAATAGAATTATATTATAGCAATTATAGTGGCAACTTATTGCCACTATAATTGAAATAAGGAGGGGCGTAACATATGGTGAATAATAATGATATTATTCTTGAAATGATAAATATAACAAAAACATTTCCAGGGGTAAAAGCCTTAGATAATGTTAATCTACAAGTACAGTCCGGAGAAATTCATTCTCTTTGTGGAGAAAATGGAGCAGGTAAATCTACATTAATGAAAGTTCTAAGTGGAATATATCCTTATGGGACATATGAAGGCGCTATTTTATATAATGGGAAAGCTTGTAAATATAAAAGTGTAAAAGATAGTGAAGCTGATGGAATAGTTATTATACATCAAGAGTTAGCTTTGAGTCCTTATCTTAGCATAGCAGAAAATATTTTTATTGGAAATGAAGTTGCAAAATATGGAGTTATTAACTGGCATGAGGTAAAAATTAGAACTAAGGAATTACTTGAAAAAGTTGGATTGAATGAAGATCCAGATACTGTTGTCAATACACTTAGTGTTGGTAAACAACAATTAATTGAAATTGCTAAAGCATTATCAAAGAACGTAAAATTATTAATTCTAGATGAACCAACAGCATCATTAAATGATGATGATAGTGAGCATTTATTGGATTTAATGTTAGAGTTGAAAGAACAAGGAATTACATCTATTTTGATTTCACATAAATTAAATGAAGTTTCAAAAGTTTGTGATTCTATAACTATATTGCGTGATGGAGCAACTATTGAAACTTTAGATGCATCCGGTGGGAAAGTCCCAGAAGATAGAATTGTTAAAGGGATGGTAGGTCGTGAACTTACAGATCGTTATCCAAAGAGAACTCCTAAAATAGGAGATATACTATTTGAAGTGAAAAATTGGAATGTTTATCATCCAGATTATCCTGATAGAAGAATGGTTCATAATGTAAATATAAATGTAAGGAAAGGTGAAGTTCTTGGAATTGCTGGACTTATGGGCGCAGGAAGAACTGAACTTGCAATGAGTATTTTCGGAAGAACATACGGAGAAAAAATTTCTGGAACTCTTATAAAAGATGGTAAAGAAATTCATATAAAAACAGTTAAAGATGCAATTGATGCAGGTATTGCTTATGTAACTGAAGATAGAAAGGAAGCAGGGTTAAATTTAATTGATGATATACGTCATAATATTACAATTGCTTCATTAAATAAAATTTCTAATAAAGGTGTTATAAATGAACAAGTTGAAATTTTAGCATCAGAAGAATTTAGGAAATCAATGAAAATAAAAACTCCAAGCATATTACAAATTACAGGAAACTTAAGTGGAGGTAATCAACAAAAAGTAATACTTTCAAGATGGATTTATGCAGAACCAGACATATTAATACTTGATGAACCTACCAGAGGAATTGACGTTGGAGCAAAATATGAAATATATACAATTATAAATGATTTAGTGGCTCAAGGAAAAGCTGTTATTGTAATTTCTTCTGAATTACCAGAAGTTCTTGGAATAAGCGATAGAATTTATGTTATGAATGAAGGGAAAATGATAGGAGAACTAGATGGAAAAGATGCTACTCAAGAAATTATTATGAGTAAAATAGTTGCAGCAAAAAACGAGGAGGCAGTAAAATGAGTGAGGAAAAAATTATAAAAAAAAATAATGATCAACAAGAACATAAAAAAGTTGAAAAGAGTTCATTAAGTAAATTTATGACGGAAAACGGTATGTTTATTGCATTGTTAGCAGTAGTAGCTATATTTCAAATTTTGACTAAAGGAATTATGTTAAAACCACTTAATATAACAAATTTAATTCAACAAAATGGATATGTACTTATTCTTGCGGTAGGTATGCTACTGGTAGTTATTGTTGGTACTGTTGATCTTGCAGTTGGTTCTGTTTGTGCCTTTATTGGAGCTGTAGCAGGGGTTGTTATGGTTAACCGAGGAATGGACCCTGTAATGTCTGTTATTATATCACTTTTAATAGGTATGGCTGTTGGAGCTATTCAAGGATATTGGATTGCCTATAAATTAATTCCTGGCTTTGTAGTAACTTTAGCTGGTCAATTAATCTTTAGAGGATTTACAATGATAATATTAAATGGTAAGACAATTGCACCATTTCCAACATCATTTGCTAATCTAGGATCAGGATTTGTACCACCATTATTTTATGTGCAAATGGGTTCGGGTTATTTAGTTGGATCATCAATAATTATTGGTATTATATTAGCAGTAGTTATGGTATTGAAAAATATACAAAGTAGAAATAAACTTCAAAAATACAATTTTACTGTTGAAAATAAGACATCGTTTATGGCTAAAAATGCTGCTATAGTTATAGTAATTATTGCTGCAACGTTTGTATTAGGATCTTATAAAGGAATACCTAATATATTAGTAATCGCAGGAATAATAATAGCAATTTATTCATTTGTTACAACTAAAACAGTATTTGGTAGACAAGTATATGCAGTTGGTGGTAATAAAAAGGCAGCGGCACTATCAGGTGTAAAGGTTGATAAAACTACATTTTTAGTATTTGTAAATATGGGACTATTAGCAGCAGTAGCAGGACTTGCTTATGCAGCTCGTGTTAACTCAGCCCAACCTAAAGCCGGTGTTAACTTTGAATTAGATGCTTTAGCAGCCTGTTACATAGGTGGTGCATCTACAGCAGGTGGTACTGGAAGAATTATGGGAGCAGTTGTTGGTGGACTAGTATTGGGAGTTCTTAACAATGGTATGTCTTTAATGGGAGTTGATAATAACTGGCAACAAGCTATTAAAGGATTCGTATTACTATTTGCAGTAGTATTTGATTTATATTCAAAGAAAAAGAAATAATGTTTAATTAGTACTCTACATAAGTAGGGAAGCAAACCTATGATCTTGTGTGAGTCACTTACTCAGCGAACGCATGTGAGTCGAGTTTCCCTTAAAAAATGTTTTGAGTAATTTCATTAAATATATCTATTAGTAAATAATAAAATTAATTATGTATAAATTAAAAGAGAATAGTGTGTATAAAATAATAAATAAAAATGAAAGCAAGTTTTGCAACAAATCATTTCAATGAAAGTGCAAAACTGGCTTTTATTTTTATATAAAATATCAAATGGAGTAATATTAAAAATAGATATTAAGTAATATTTTTACGGTTGTTTTTCAAGAGTTGTTAATATAAGAAAAACAGATATTAATAATAAAAAATAATACACAATTTAGTGGTTAACATAAAAGGTAAAAGCTTTGCTACAGGATTAAAATTATGTTAAAATAATAAGATAATCTGACTTTGAGGACAAATCCAACAAGGAAGATATATAAAACGAAATCGTTCTGAAGTACATTAGGGTTAGTCCCAAATGATAAGGCGGTATTATAAGATAGCTTTGAATACACTATCTCTATGCCTTTTTTGGGGTATAGAGATTATTTTTTTGAAAGGAAATAACTAATATGGATACAAGAATAGCGTTAGTTGGAATTATAGTAGATAATATTGATTCAAC
The DNA window shown above is from Clostridium beijerinckii and carries:
- a CDS encoding sugar ABC transporter substrate-binding protein gives rise to the protein MKKKLMAMLVSMTLLGSLVGCGVSTTAPGGATDEKSSSSSDSKETKADGKTIGILMPTKSSERWIKDGDDMVKALKDLGYSTDLQYAEDVVETQVSQAENLITKGVSALVIANIDGESLTDVCQKAKDAGIPVIAYDRLIKNTENVDYYISFDNTLVGVQVGQYIEKSLDLKNASKSFNIELFAGSPDDNNAHMLYDGAMSVLKPYIDSKKLNVVSGQTSFDEVCTLRWDGALAQARMENLLTANYSAGKKVDAVFSSFDGLSRGIVEALRSVGYGSADLPWPVITGQDAETATVKSIIAGEQTQTIFKDTRMLSAQAVKTVDAVLKGQKAEVNDEKTYNNGVKVVPSYLCTPVSVDKTNYKAVLVDSGYIKEADLSK
- a CDS encoding ABC transporter ATP-binding protein; translated protein: MVNNNDIILEMINITKTFPGVKALDNVNLQVQSGEIHSLCGENGAGKSTLMKVLSGIYPYGTYEGAILYNGKACKYKSVKDSEADGIVIIHQELALSPYLSIAENIFIGNEVAKYGVINWHEVKIRTKELLEKVGLNEDPDTVVNTLSVGKQQLIEIAKALSKNVKLLILDEPTASLNDDDSEHLLDLMLELKEQGITSILISHKLNEVSKVCDSITILRDGATIETLDASGGKVPEDRIVKGMVGRELTDRYPKRTPKIGDILFEVKNWNVYHPDYPDRRMVHNVNINVRKGEVLGIAGLMGAGRTELAMSIFGRTYGEKISGTLIKDGKEIHIKTVKDAIDAGIAYVTEDRKEAGLNLIDDIRHNITIASLNKISNKGVINEQVEILASEEFRKSMKIKTPSILQITGNLSGGNQQKVILSRWIYAEPDILILDEPTRGIDVGAKYEIYTIINDLVAQGKAVIVISSELPEVLGISDRIYVMNEGKMIGELDGKDATQEIIMSKIVAAKNEEAVK
- a CDS encoding ABC transporter permease — its product is MSEEKIIKKNNDQQEHKKVEKSSLSKFMTENGMFIALLAVVAIFQILTKGIMLKPLNITNLIQQNGYVLILAVGMLLVVIVGTVDLAVGSVCAFIGAVAGVVMVNRGMDPVMSVIISLLIGMAVGAIQGYWIAYKLIPGFVVTLAGQLIFRGFTMIILNGKTIAPFPTSFANLGSGFVPPLFYVQMGSGYLVGSSIIIGIILAVVMVLKNIQSRNKLQKYNFTVENKTSFMAKNAAIVIVIIAATFVLGSYKGIPNILVIAGIIIAIYSFVTTKTVFGRQVYAVGGNKKAAALSGVKVDKTTFLVFVNMGLLAAVAGLAYAARVNSAQPKAGVNFELDALAACYIGGASTAGGTGRIMGAVVGGLVLGVLNNGMSLMGVDNNWQQAIKGFVLLFAVVFDLYSKKKK